The following proteins come from a genomic window of Nocardiopsis sp. YSL2:
- a CDS encoding NAD-dependent epimerase/dehydratase family protein, giving the protein MTHERILVTGGTGMTGRRVSHRLAERGVDVRVGSRSGAPPFEWHDPATWDAVLDGVDGVYLCFHPDLAFPGAAEAVSAFAARAAGRGATRMVLLSGRGEEGARRAEEAVRAAFADLTVLRCAMFAQNFSEYILVDAVRAGTVALPVPDVPEPFVDLADVAEAAARALTEDGHAGRLYEMTGPRSLTFAEAGALMGEAAGHPVSYLTVTPADFVAESVRAGMPAEVAEGLTELFTEILDGRNAEPTDGVERALGRPAGDFADYVARAASEGAWS; this is encoded by the coding sequence ATGACACACGAACGCATCCTCGTCACCGGCGGCACCGGCATGACCGGTCGCCGCGTCTCCCACCGGCTGGCCGAGCGCGGAGTCGACGTCCGCGTCGGCTCCCGCTCGGGGGCCCCGCCCTTCGAGTGGCACGACCCCGCGACCTGGGACGCGGTCCTGGACGGCGTCGACGGCGTCTACCTGTGCTTCCATCCCGACCTGGCCTTCCCGGGCGCGGCCGAGGCGGTCTCGGCGTTCGCCGCCCGCGCCGCCGGGCGCGGTGCCACCCGCATGGTCCTGCTGTCCGGACGCGGGGAGGAGGGCGCGCGACGCGCGGAGGAGGCCGTGCGCGCCGCCTTCGCGGACCTGACCGTCCTGCGCTGCGCGATGTTCGCGCAGAACTTCTCCGAGTACATCCTGGTCGACGCGGTGCGCGCGGGCACCGTCGCGCTGCCCGTCCCCGACGTGCCCGAACCCTTCGTGGACCTGGCGGACGTGGCGGAGGCCGCCGCACGGGCCCTCACCGAGGACGGGCACGCGGGACGGCTGTACGAGATGACCGGTCCGCGCTCGCTGACCTTCGCCGAGGCCGGGGCCCTGATGGGAGAGGCGGCCGGTCACCCCGTGTCCTACCTGACGGTGACGCCCGCGGACTTCGTGGCCGAGTCCGTCCGGGCGGGGATGCCCGCCGAGGTCGCCGAAGGGCTCACGGAACTGTTCACCGAGATCCTGGACGGCCGCAACGCCGAGCCGACCGACGGTGTGGAGCGCGCGCTGGGCCGCCCGGCGGGCGACTTCGCCGACTACGTCGCGCGCGCCGCCTCGGAGGGGGCCTGGTCCTGA
- a CDS encoding TetR/AcrR family transcriptional regulator: protein MTDHERDRHHTAQGERTRRRIIDAATELFSRCGYWGVSLGDVAERAGLTHAGVLHHFPSREAVLLHVLSRRDEVDAPLLTAPGLGHRELVDNVVRMVERNAAAPGLVSLHATLAAEATDPAHPAHEYFVGRYRNLRDHLAPALAGLLGEREGPAAEIAAQQLVALTDGLQVQWLLDPGAVDMRAAVVSFLRTLGIAAEEPPGPASAGPGPGAR, encoded by the coding sequence GTGACCGACCACGAGCGCGACCGGCACCACACGGCCCAGGGTGAGCGCACCCGGCGCCGGATCATCGACGCCGCCACCGAGCTGTTCTCGCGCTGCGGCTACTGGGGTGTGTCCCTGGGCGACGTCGCCGAGCGCGCGGGGCTCACCCACGCGGGCGTGCTCCACCACTTCCCGAGCCGGGAGGCCGTGCTCCTGCACGTGCTGAGCCGGCGGGACGAGGTGGACGCGCCCCTGCTCACGGCGCCCGGGCTGGGCCACCGGGAGCTGGTGGACAACGTCGTACGGATGGTGGAGCGCAACGCGGCCGCGCCGGGGCTGGTCTCGCTGCACGCGACGCTGGCCGCCGAGGCCACCGATCCCGCCCACCCCGCGCACGAGTACTTCGTCGGCCGGTACCGGAACCTGCGCGACCACCTGGCCCCGGCGCTGGCCGGCCTGCTCGGGGAGCGCGAGGGGCCGGCGGCGGAGATCGCCGCCCAACAGCTCGTGGCGCTCACCGACGGGCTCCAGGTGCAGTGGCTCCTGGACCCGGGCGCCGTCGACATGCGCGCCGCGGTGGTGTCGTTCCTGCGCACCCTGGGCATCGCGGCCGAGGAGCCGCCGGGCCCGGCGAGTGCGGGACCGGGACCGGGAGCGCGGTAG
- a CDS encoding arsenic resistance protein, which yields MSVAERLQSVFVALAAVLGLAVGTLWPVGAVAGQLVLPALVLLLVAVFVQVDAARVRLARDAGTVVAASLVLNFVFTPLLAWALGTGLLGGAPDLRIGLLLLLVTPCTDWYLVFTGLARGHMGVAAALLPINLVLQLVLLPVYVLLLGGEAAGVGAATLVEAVLLVLVVPLVAAALLRWAAGRWRGARWRERVVVATAGRAVLPLLYLAVLAMFASQARTVAAHLGELAVLLVPLGVFFTVAPLAAVLVARVLRLPGDQRAALTMTTVARNSPVALGIAVAAFPDRPLIAVALVIGPLVELPVLAVLSQLVRVRGSRERGGVSG from the coding sequence GTGTCCGTCGCCGAGAGACTCCAGAGCGTCTTCGTGGCGCTGGCCGCCGTGCTCGGTCTGGCCGTCGGGACGCTGTGGCCGGTCGGCGCGGTCGCCGGGCAGCTGGTTCTGCCCGCGCTGGTGCTGCTCCTGGTGGCGGTGTTCGTGCAGGTGGACGCGGCCCGGGTGCGTCTGGCCCGGGACGCGGGGACCGTGGTGGCCGCCAGCCTGGTCCTCAACTTCGTCTTCACGCCGTTGCTGGCCTGGGCTCTGGGAACCGGGCTGTTGGGCGGCGCGCCGGATCTGCGGATCGGGCTGCTGTTGCTGCTGGTGACGCCCTGCACCGACTGGTACCTGGTGTTCACGGGGCTCGCCCGGGGCCACATGGGCGTCGCGGCGGCGCTGCTGCCGATCAACCTGGTGCTCCAGCTGGTCCTGCTGCCCGTGTACGTGCTGCTCCTCGGCGGTGAGGCGGCCGGTGTGGGCGCCGCGACGCTGGTCGAGGCCGTCCTGCTGGTGCTGGTGGTGCCGCTGGTGGCGGCCGCCCTCCTCCGGTGGGCCGCGGGCCGTTGGAGGGGCGCGCGGTGGCGGGAGCGGGTGGTGGTCGCCACCGCCGGGCGGGCGGTCCTTCCCCTGCTCTACCTGGCGGTCCTGGCGATGTTCGCCTCCCAGGCGCGCACCGTGGCCGCGCACCTGGGCGAACTGGCGGTGCTGCTGGTGCCGCTGGGGGTGTTCTTCACGGTGGCGCCGCTGGCGGCCGTGCTCGTCGCGCGCGTGCTGCGACTGCCCGGCGACCAGCGGGCCGCGCTCACCATGACGACGGTGGCCCGCAACTCCCCGGTGGCGCTGGGCATCGCGGTCGCCGCCTTCCCCGACCGGCCGCTGATCGCGGTGGCGCTGGTGATCGGCCCCCTGGTGGAACTGCCCGTCCTGGCGGTGCTCAGCCAGCTGGTCCGGGTACGCGGTTCGCGTGAGCGCGGCGGCGTCTCCGGCTGA
- a CDS encoding MerR family transcriptional regulator — protein sequence MLIGELSERTGVSRRLLRYYEEQGLLDSTRSANGYRVYDPGAVRTVRHIRAMLDMGLTTQVIAALLPCARSGEDAPLDLEMCPSLVGTIRRQLADLDARIDELQRHKGALAAHLA from the coding sequence ATGCTGATCGGGGAGCTGTCGGAGCGGACCGGTGTGAGCCGCCGACTGCTGCGCTACTACGAGGAGCAGGGACTGCTCGACTCGACCCGCTCGGCCAACGGGTACCGCGTCTACGACCCCGGGGCCGTGCGCACCGTCCGCCACATCCGCGCCATGCTGGACATGGGACTGACCACTCAGGTGATCGCCGCGCTCCTGCCGTGCGCCCGCAGCGGGGAGGACGCCCCGCTCGACCTGGAGATGTGCCCGAGCCTGGTCGGTACGATCCGGCGCCAACTCGCCGACCTGGACGCGCGCATCGACGAACTCCAGCGCCACAAGGGCGCTCTGGCCGCCCACCTCGCCTGA
- a CDS encoding alpha/beta fold hydrolase, translated as MVEHFTYTVKGSGPGLLLAHGAGGGAEPNFGPLMADLARTHTVVAPDLPGSGATPRSGVALDLDTVADTLVATAVDAGVERFTILGYSLGTGIAVRAVTRHPDRVSGLVLTAGFARMNNRMRLAMRVWRDLLDGDRELVARFLTLMAAGDPELERLSPSELAAAVAGLAEFVPEGAPEQVRLVEEVDTTAELTGIGVPTLVVAAALDRLAPPALSRELAAGIPGAELVEIECGHLVAAEAPEQWGAAVREFLDRHR; from the coding sequence ATGGTCGAACATTTCACGTACACAGTCAAGGGTTCCGGTCCCGGTCTGCTGCTCGCCCACGGCGCAGGCGGCGGCGCGGAACCGAACTTCGGTCCCCTCATGGCGGACCTCGCACGGACCCACACCGTGGTCGCCCCGGACCTGCCGGGCTCGGGCGCCACACCGCGCAGCGGCGTTGCGCTGGACCTGGACACGGTGGCCGACACCCTGGTGGCCACGGCCGTGGACGCCGGGGTGGAGCGCTTCACGATCCTGGGCTACTCGCTCGGGACCGGGATCGCCGTGCGCGCCGTCACCCGGCACCCCGACCGGGTGAGCGGCCTCGTCCTCACGGCCGGGTTCGCCCGGATGAACAACCGCATGCGGCTGGCGATGCGCGTGTGGCGGGATCTGCTCGACGGCGACCGCGAGCTGGTCGCCCGCTTCCTGACCCTCATGGCCGCGGGCGATCCCGAACTGGAGCGGTTGAGCCCGTCGGAGCTGGCGGCCGCGGTGGCCGGACTCGCCGAGTTCGTTCCCGAGGGCGCCCCGGAGCAGGTGCGCCTGGTGGAGGAGGTCGACACCACCGCCGAGCTCACCGGGATCGGTGTGCCGACCCTGGTCGTCGCCGCGGCCCTGGACCGGCTCGCGCCGCCCGCGCTCTCCCGTGAGCTGGCCGCCGGGATTCCCGGTGCGGAGCTGGTCGAGATCGAGTGCGGCCACCTGGTCGCCGCGGAGGCGCCCGAGCAGTGGGGCGCGGCCGTACGCGAGTTCCTGGACCGCCACCGCTGA
- a CDS encoding MFS transporter, producing MTHQTRTPLLHRAWPVALVAGLAIIAAAAFAGMPGLLVDPLHTEYQWSRTSIGAAASVNMVVYGLVAPFAAALMDRFGLRRVAVAALLAVMAGAGLTTVMDQAWQLTLYWGVLIGAGTGSLAMTFAATVAHRWFVRRRGLVIGALTGSSAFGQLVFLPVLAWVTDTQGWRPAVVTLALSAGVVAVLVVLVLRDHPAEVGLAPYGAVEAVPRPRAEEGAALRTVRVLGRSLRRRGFWLLAGVFAICGATTNGILWTHFVPAARDHGMAVTVAAALVSTIGVFSLLGTVVSGWLTDRFDPRVLLVAFFGGRAVLLALLPTLFGPDAGPAMIAFVVVFGLLDVATVPPVILLCRRMFGADGAIVFGWVNALHQVGAGAMAVFGGLVRDVTGGYGPLWVLAAVLCGAAALLALRAPGRAGPEGAAEAAVSGGEGAFAGEPGPTDRNGSAERTTEAGR from the coding sequence ATGACGCACCAGACACGCACTCCGCTCCTCCATCGGGCCTGGCCGGTCGCGCTCGTGGCGGGCCTGGCCATCATCGCCGCCGCCGCGTTCGCCGGGATGCCCGGCCTGCTCGTCGACCCGCTGCACACCGAGTACCAGTGGTCGCGTACCTCCATCGGGGCCGCCGCCTCGGTCAACATGGTGGTCTACGGGCTGGTGGCTCCGTTCGCGGCCGCTCTGATGGACCGCTTCGGGCTGCGCCGGGTCGCCGTCGCCGCGCTCCTGGCCGTCATGGCCGGGGCGGGGCTGACCACGGTCATGGACCAGGCCTGGCAGCTGACGCTCTACTGGGGCGTGCTGATCGGCGCGGGAACCGGTTCGCTGGCGATGACCTTCGCCGCCACCGTCGCCCACCGCTGGTTCGTCCGGCGGCGCGGTCTGGTGATCGGGGCGCTGACCGGGTCGAGCGCCTTCGGCCAGCTGGTGTTCCTGCCGGTGCTGGCGTGGGTCACCGACACCCAGGGCTGGCGCCCGGCGGTCGTGACCCTGGCGCTGTCGGCCGGGGTGGTGGCGGTGCTGGTCGTGCTGGTGCTGCGCGACCATCCCGCGGAGGTGGGGTTGGCCCCCTACGGAGCGGTGGAGGCCGTCCCCCGGCCGCGGGCGGAGGAGGGCGCCGCCCTGCGTACCGTGCGCGTGCTCGGCCGGTCGCTGCGCCGTCGCGGGTTCTGGCTGCTCGCGGGGGTGTTCGCGATCTGCGGCGCGACCACGAACGGCATCCTGTGGACGCACTTCGTGCCCGCCGCCCGCGACCACGGCATGGCGGTCACCGTCGCCGCCGCTCTGGTGTCCACGATCGGGGTGTTCTCCCTGCTCGGAACAGTGGTCTCCGGCTGGCTCACGGACCGGTTCGACCCCCGCGTGCTGCTGGTGGCCTTCTTCGGCGGCCGTGCCGTCCTGCTCGCGCTGCTGCCGACCCTCTTCGGTCCGGACGCGGGACCGGCGATGATCGCGTTCGTGGTGGTGTTCGGGCTGCTCGACGTGGCGACCGTTCCGCCGGTGATCCTGCTGTGCCGGCGGATGTTCGGCGCGGACGGCGCGATCGTCTTCGGCTGGGTCAACGCCCTGCACCAGGTCGGGGCCGGGGCCATGGCGGTGTTCGGCGGCCTGGTCCGCGACGTCACCGGGGGCTACGGGCCGCTGTGGGTGCTGGCCGCCGTCCTGTGCGGGGCCGCGGCCCTGCTCGCCCTGCGGGCACCCGGCCGGGCGGGGCCGGAGGGCGCCGCCGAGGCGGCCGTTTCCGGAGGGGAGGGCGCTTTCGCCGGGGAGCCGGGTCCCACCGACCGGAACGGTTCCGCCGAGCGGACGACGGAGGCGGGCCGATGA
- a CDS encoding GlxA family transcriptional regulator, with protein MSVFTHPERHSVAVLVRDGVLPIEAGIVHRLFGQARDSSGASLYEVATCALAPGEVRTDTDLTFNVAHGPEAIDGARTVVVPAADADYGERPHTPIDPLLAAALDRIRPDARVASICTGAFVLAAAGLLTGCRVTTHWRSVGFFRALYPHIDLDPDVLYTDNGRVLTAAGVASGIDLCLHMIRADHGAAVANDVARGTVVPPHRDGGQAQYVRRPVPEPERSATARARAWALEHLDRQPSLRSMAARESVSVRTFTRRFRDEMGVSPGQWIAQQRLDRARQLLEETGMPVDRVAHDAGFGTAASLRQHMQAELGVSPSAYRRTFRGPAASPRTGVPAL; from the coding sequence ATGTCCGTGTTCACGCATCCCGAACGCCACAGCGTCGCCGTACTCGTCAGGGACGGGGTCCTGCCCATCGAGGCGGGCATCGTCCACCGCCTGTTCGGGCAGGCCCGCGACTCCTCCGGCGCCTCCCTCTACGAGGTCGCCACGTGCGCGCTCGCACCGGGCGAGGTCCGCACCGACACCGACCTCACCTTCAACGTCGCGCACGGCCCCGAGGCGATCGACGGCGCCCGGACCGTGGTCGTGCCCGCGGCCGACGCCGACTACGGCGAGCGGCCGCACACCCCCATCGACCCGCTTCTGGCCGCGGCGCTGGACCGGATCCGCCCGGACGCCCGGGTGGCCTCGATCTGCACCGGAGCGTTCGTCCTGGCCGCCGCCGGACTGCTGACGGGCTGCCGGGTGACCACGCACTGGCGCTCGGTCGGGTTCTTCCGCGCCCTGTATCCGCACATCGACCTGGACCCGGACGTGCTCTACACCGACAACGGGCGCGTGCTCACGGCCGCCGGGGTCGCCTCCGGCATCGACCTGTGCCTGCACATGATCCGCGCCGACCACGGCGCCGCGGTCGCCAACGACGTGGCGCGCGGAACGGTCGTGCCGCCGCACCGCGACGGCGGCCAGGCCCAGTACGTGCGCCGCCCGGTGCCCGAGCCCGAGCGCTCGGCCACCGCGCGCGCCCGCGCCTGGGCGCTGGAGCACCTGGACCGCCAGCCGAGTCTGCGCTCGATGGCGGCCCGGGAGTCGGTGAGCGTGCGCACGTTCACCCGTCGGTTCCGCGACGAGATGGGGGTCTCCCCGGGGCAGTGGATCGCCCAGCAGCGGCTGGACCGGGCCCGCCAGCTCCTGGAGGAGACCGGGATGCCGGTCGACCGGGTCGCCCACGACGCGGGCTTCGGCACGGCCGCCTCCCTGCGCCAGCACATGCAGGCGGAGCTGGGGGTCTCCCCGAGCGCGTACCGGCGCACCTTCCGCGGTCCCGCGGCGAGCCCCCGAACGGGCGTGCCCGCCCTCTGA
- the galE gene encoding UDP-glucose 4-epimerase GalE, with protein sequence MRVLVTGGAGYIGGVVAAMLVEEGHTVTVLDDLSTGHADAVHPGARFVQGTVRERAAEVLREGFDAVLHFAAKSVVPESVAHPGLYWSGNVGTSLALLEAMRATGTGRLVFSSTAAVYGEPESVPITEDAPVRPTNPYGATKAAIDAALAEHARMHGTAAVSLRYFNVAGAYQGLGERHTVETHLIPNVLKVALGERESVSVFGEDYPTPDGTCVRDYIHVADLARAHLLALRRARAGHHDVLNLGNGAGFSVREVVEVCREVTGHAIPAVASPRRPGDPAVLVASSDRAGAALGWRPERSSLHDIVADAWAFHRDRAGAAVE encoded by the coding sequence ATGCGGGTTCTGGTCACGGGCGGCGCCGGATACATCGGCGGCGTCGTCGCGGCGATGCTCGTGGAGGAGGGCCACACGGTCACGGTGCTGGACGACCTCTCCACAGGGCACGCCGACGCCGTGCACCCGGGTGCGCGCTTCGTCCAGGGCACGGTGCGCGAACGCGCCGCGGAGGTCCTCCGGGAGGGGTTCGACGCGGTCCTGCACTTCGCCGCCAAGTCCGTGGTCCCGGAGTCGGTCGCGCACCCCGGCCTGTACTGGAGCGGCAACGTGGGAACCTCGCTCGCCCTGCTGGAGGCGATGCGGGCCACCGGTACCGGACGCCTGGTGTTCTCCTCCACCGCGGCCGTCTACGGGGAGCCGGAGTCGGTACCGATCACCGAGGACGCCCCGGTGCGCCCGACCAACCCCTACGGTGCCACCAAGGCCGCGATCGACGCGGCACTGGCCGAGCACGCGCGCATGCACGGCACCGCGGCCGTGAGCCTGCGGTACTTCAACGTCGCCGGCGCCTACCAGGGGTTGGGGGAGCGGCACACCGTGGAGACCCATCTGATCCCGAACGTGCTCAAGGTGGCGCTGGGCGAACGGGAATCGGTGTCGGTGTTCGGGGAGGACTACCCCACGCCGGACGGCACCTGCGTGCGCGACTACATCCACGTGGCCGACCTGGCCCGCGCCCACCTGCTCGCCCTGCGACGGGCCCGCGCCGGGCACCACGACGTGCTCAACCTGGGCAACGGCGCCGGGTTCTCGGTGCGCGAGGTGGTGGAGGTGTGCCGTGAGGTGACCGGGCACGCGATTCCGGCGGTGGCCTCGCCCCGTCGTCCCGGCGACCCGGCGGTGCTGGTGGCCTCCTCCGACAGGGCGGGGGCCGCACTGGGCTGGCGCCCGGAGCGCTCGTCCCTGCACGACATCGTCGCCGACGCCTGGGCCTTCCACCGCGACCGCGCCGGAGCCGCCGTCGAGTGA
- a CDS encoding response regulator transcription factor — protein MTVEPLHILLVDDHPVVRHGLTAMFADRPGMDVVAEAADGREALDLLASGTRVDVVLMDLRMGSGMDGVSAIRRINALPSPPPVLVLTTYDTDADILAAVEAGATGYMLKDAPPDQLCEAVAAAAQGQTALAPGVAGRLMERLRSPRPALSGRELEILGLLARGLSNRAISRELFISEATVKTHLVHVFDKLGVDNRTAAITTALQRGLIRVE, from the coding sequence GTGACCGTCGAGCCGCTGCACATCCTGCTGGTGGACGACCACCCCGTGGTACGCCACGGCCTCACGGCGATGTTCGCCGACCGGCCCGGCATGGACGTGGTCGCCGAGGCGGCCGACGGGCGGGAGGCCCTCGACCTGCTCGCCTCCGGGACCAGGGTGGACGTGGTCCTGATGGACCTGCGCATGGGGTCGGGCATGGACGGGGTGAGCGCGATCCGGCGTATCAACGCGCTGCCGTCGCCGCCGCCCGTGCTGGTCCTGACCACCTACGACACCGACGCCGACATCCTGGCCGCGGTGGAGGCGGGGGCCACCGGCTACATGCTCAAGGACGCCCCGCCCGACCAGCTCTGCGAGGCGGTGGCCGCGGCGGCACAGGGGCAGACCGCGCTCGCGCCGGGCGTCGCGGGCCGCCTCATGGAACGCCTGCGCTCGCCGCGGCCCGCGCTGAGCGGCCGGGAACTGGAGATCCTGGGGCTGCTCGCCCGGGGCCTGTCCAACCGGGCGATCTCCCGGGAGCTGTTCATCAGCGAGGCGACGGTCAAGACCCACCTGGTGCACGTGTTCGACAAGCTCGGTGTGGACAACCGGACCGCGGCGATCACCACGGCGCTCCAGCGGGGGCTGATCCGCGTGGAGTAG
- a CDS encoding sensor histidine kinase has translation MRGRAPEFPGVPTVLRVLRLLLHACFLLLLCVATARFVLTATGPGAAQPLWAQWTVPAAALLLGAVYGVGALSARRDVHRVRSLVWLAAVTALWALLSWASADFVWLAFPLFFLHLHLLRGVHAVVAVGVVTGAVVLGQVLHTGEATVGLVLGPVLGAVFAVAIAAGYTALNRESERRRELIDTLTRTRDELAASQRRAGVLDERERLSREIHDTLAQGLSSIVLLLRAAENALPDSPDLARTRIVEARESASANLAEARRFVRDLAPPSLVGGDLPGALSRLCARVTETEGIDCRFRIDGGPVELPAGYGVALLRAAQASLANVVAHARAATAVVTLGFLGSDVTLDVYDDGIGFDPARAEPRADGTGYGIAALRERAAALGGTLDVESAPGAGTAIALRLPLTREESQ, from the coding sequence ATGAGGGGGAGGGCGCCTGAGTTTCCCGGGGTGCCGACGGTGTTGCGCGTGCTGCGCCTGCTGCTGCACGCGTGCTTCCTTCTGCTGCTGTGCGTGGCCACTGCGCGGTTCGTGCTGACCGCGACGGGCCCGGGGGCCGCCCAGCCGCTGTGGGCGCAGTGGACGGTGCCGGCCGCGGCGCTCCTGCTCGGTGCCGTGTACGGCGTGGGGGCCCTGTCCGCACGACGCGATGTCCACCGCGTCCGCTCCCTGGTGTGGCTGGCCGCGGTCACGGCGCTGTGGGCGCTGCTGTCCTGGGCCAGCGCCGACTTCGTCTGGCTGGCCTTCCCGCTGTTCTTCCTGCACCTGCACCTGCTGCGGGGTGTGCATGCGGTCGTCGCGGTCGGCGTCGTCACCGGTGCGGTCGTGCTGGGGCAGGTCCTGCACACCGGGGAGGCCACCGTGGGCCTGGTGCTGGGCCCCGTCCTGGGTGCGGTGTTCGCCGTGGCGATCGCCGCCGGGTACACCGCGCTGAACCGGGAGAGCGAGCGGCGCAGGGAACTCATCGACACCCTCACCCGCACCCGTGACGAACTCGCCGCCTCACAGCGCCGGGCCGGAGTACTCGATGAACGCGAGCGGCTGTCCCGCGAGATCCACGACACCCTCGCCCAGGGCCTGTCCAGCATCGTCCTGTTGCTGCGTGCGGCCGAGAACGCCCTTCCGGACTCTCCCGACCTGGCCCGCACCAGGATCGTCGAGGCACGGGAGAGCGCGTCGGCCAACCTCGCCGAAGCCCGTCGTTTCGTCCGGGACCTGGCACCGCCCTCCCTGGTCGGCGGGGACCTGCCCGGGGCCCTGAGCCGCCTGTGCGCGCGCGTGACCGAGACCGAGGGGATCGACTGCCGGTTCCGGATCGACGGGGGCCCCGTCGAGCTGCCCGCCGGATACGGGGTCGCCCTCCTGCGTGCGGCTCAGGCCAGCCTCGCCAACGTGGTCGCCCACGCCCGGGCCGCCACCGCCGTGGTGACCCTCGGATTCCTCGGGTCCGACGTCACCCTGGACGTGTACGACGACGGCATCGGATTCGACCCCGCCCGTGCCGAACCCCGGGCGGACGGCACCGGCTACGGGATCGCCGCGCTCCGGGAACGGGCGGCCGCCCTGGGCGGGACGCTCGATGTGGAGTCCGCTCCCGGGGCCGGTACCGCCATCGCCCTCCGGCTGCCCCTGACGCGTGAGGAGTCCCAGTGA